One window from the genome of Hyphomonas neptunium ATCC 15444 encodes:
- a CDS encoding Na+/H+ antiporter subunit E codes for MAFWLGNSGHYKPLMLGFGGISVLLTMILAYRLDIIDREGAPYVRLPQLLKYYPWLAVEVVKSNWIVIRACLRADLDITPTLAKVKTTCKSDLAKVTFANSITMTPGTVTVEIEGDKLLVHGLYENNTEPEGFIEMDTRCAAACDPKEMR; via the coding sequence GTGGCTTTCTGGCTCGGCAATTCGGGTCATTATAAGCCATTGATGCTCGGTTTTGGCGGCATTTCTGTGCTGCTAACGATGATACTTGCCTACCGGTTGGACATTATCGACCGGGAGGGCGCGCCCTATGTGCGCCTGCCGCAGCTCCTGAAATATTACCCCTGGCTGGCGGTCGAGGTCGTGAAGTCGAACTGGATCGTGATCCGGGCCTGCCTGCGGGCCGACCTCGACATCACGCCAACGCTCGCCAAAGTGAAGACGACCTGCAAGAGCGACCTGGCAAAGGTAACGTTCGCAAATTCGATCACGATGACGCCGGGTACGGTGACTGTGGAGATCGAAGGCGACAAATTGCTGGTGCACGGGCTTTACGAGAACAACACCGAGCCTGAAGGTTTCATCGAAATGGACACGCGCTGCGCCGCTGCGTGCGACCCCAAGGAGATGCGCTGA
- a CDS encoding Na(+)/H(+) antiporter subunit B, producing MKGDHHVILRVIGKCFIPLIVIYGFYVQFHGEVGPGGAFQAGVVLAVAIILNSLTFGLAPTMRAVPPVFARTLAAVGVLIYVGVGFWSMIQGGLFLEYQALFGEPPGGHDGQHAGIIIVELGVLFAVTGAMITIFYALAGRVGEIRDEDW from the coding sequence ATGAAGGGCGATCATCACGTGATTTTGCGCGTCATCGGCAAGTGTTTCATTCCGCTCATCGTGATCTACGGCTTTTATGTCCAGTTTCACGGGGAAGTCGGGCCGGGTGGGGCGTTTCAGGCCGGTGTGGTGCTCGCGGTTGCGATCATCCTGAACTCGCTGACATTTGGTCTTGCCCCCACCATGCGCGCCGTTCCGCCGGTCTTCGCCCGGACGCTCGCGGCCGTCGGTGTGCTGATCTATGTCGGGGTCGGTTTCTGGTCGATGATCCAGGGCGGTCTTTTCCTGGAATATCAGGCGCTGTTTGGAGAGCCGCCCGGAGGTCATGACGGCCAGCATGCCGGCATCATCATTGTAGAGCTCGGTGTTCTGTTTGCCGTGACCGGCGCCATGATCACCATCTTCTATGCGCTGGCCGGGCGCGTAGGCGAAATTCGCGACGAGGACTGGTAA
- a CDS encoding monovalent cation/H+ antiporter complex subunit F, giving the protein MTAAALIAILIGMGLLLVRVLIGPTLYDRILAVNAIGTKTVLVIGLLGYVMGRPDFLDIAMLYTLINFVTTIAILKFFRYRSFQVPLARRPDTAKKGE; this is encoded by the coding sequence ATGACGGCTGCCGCCCTGATCGCCATCCTTATCGGGATGGGCCTTCTGCTTGTGCGCGTTCTCATCGGGCCTACGCTCTATGACCGTATCCTCGCGGTAAACGCCATCGGCACAAAGACTGTCCTGGTGATCGGGCTGCTTGGCTACGTGATGGGCCGGCCCGACTTTCTCGACATCGCCATGCTCTACACGTTGATCAACTTCGTCACGACGATCGCGATCCTGAAATTCTTCCGTTACCGCTCGTTCCAGGTGCCGCTGGCGCGGCGCCCGGATACGGCCAAGAAGGGCGAGTAG
- a CDS encoding cation:proton antiporter subunit C: MVEFVLERAGYWAIIGLMMIGLFIAFSAENLIKRLVGLSIFQTTICLFYVSLGKVNGGTAPILLPADTPASYGAGHAAAPGADALVAAGGERFADLHHVYSNPLPHVLMLTAIVVGVATLSLGLALIVRIREAYGTIEADEVREIDMETALAQELEAAKDINEASA, encoded by the coding sequence ATGGTCGAATTTGTTCTCGAGCGCGCCGGATACTGGGCGATCATCGGCCTGATGATGATCGGTCTCTTTATTGCGTTCTCGGCGGAAAACCTGATTAAGCGGCTTGTCGGCCTGTCGATCTTCCAGACGACGATCTGCCTGTTCTACGTGTCTTTGGGCAAGGTGAACGGGGGCACTGCGCCCATCCTGCTGCCGGCCGACACGCCGGCAAGTTATGGCGCTGGCCATGCTGCTGCGCCGGGTGCCGACGCGCTGGTCGCAGCGGGCGGTGAGCGGTTCGCCGACCTGCACCATGTTTATTCCAATCCGCTGCCGCATGTCCTGATGCTCACGGCGATCGTGGTGGGGGTTGCCACCCTCTCGCTCGGCCTGGCGCTGATTGTCCGTATCCGCGAAGCCTATGGCACAATCGAAGCCGATGAGGTCCGCGAAATCGATATGGAGACCGCGCTCGCTCAGGAACTCGAAGCAGCCAAAGACATCAATGAGGCTTCGGCATGA
- a CDS encoding monovalent cation/H+ antiporter subunit D family protein, translating to MMLESVLTSAPAWALAHAPVLLVAIPMLIAPLVAILPSGRLAWLLAMATTAVSFYLAIVTLGLVQSSPTGILSYEIGRWPPPIGIEFRTDALNAMILLLVTGIGFLASVFSWPTISSELGNHNKLGMFYAAFLLCLAGLLGVASTGDAFNLFVFLEISSLATYVMVAMGARRDRRALPAAFNYLIMGTLGASFYIIGIGFLYAATGTLNMADIADRLPALTDSRSVQVGFAFIIVGLGLKAAMWPLHQWLPNAYSYGPSFVTVFLSATATKVAIYAMIRFLFTIFRPDYTFELASFSWILAPLGIAAMVICSFQAVFQTDVRRTLAYSSVAQVGYMLLGVSLATAPGVAAGLLHLFNHALMKGALFMAIAGIVMTHKGTTIRDFAGLGRTAPWTMTAFAIAGLSLIGVPLTAGFMSKLQLGYALFAEGWWWAVLLVVFSSFLAVFYVGRILQAAFFQPPDNPSKIHKEAPLLILVPLWILALANLYFGIAADFPLGLAQDGAVAALGLEAFR from the coding sequence ATGATGCTCGAATCTGTGCTGACTTCTGCGCCCGCCTGGGCGTTGGCGCATGCGCCGGTATTGCTGGTGGCAATTCCAATGCTGATTGCGCCTTTGGTGGCGATCCTGCCCAGTGGCCGGCTGGCCTGGCTGCTCGCTATGGCGACCACTGCAGTCTCTTTTTACCTCGCCATAGTCACGCTGGGCCTCGTTCAGTCTTCGCCGACGGGCATCCTGTCCTATGAGATCGGCCGGTGGCCCCCGCCGATCGGGATCGAATTCCGGACCGATGCGCTCAATGCGATGATCCTTCTGCTGGTAACGGGCATAGGCTTTCTGGCGTCCGTGTTTTCCTGGCCAACGATTTCGTCGGAGCTTGGCAATCATAACAAGCTCGGCATGTTCTACGCCGCGTTCCTGCTTTGCCTTGCCGGTTTGCTGGGCGTTGCCTCGACCGGGGACGCCTTCAACCTCTTCGTATTCCTCGAGATCAGCTCGCTGGCGACATATGTGATGGTTGCCATGGGCGCCCGGCGGGATCGCCGCGCGCTGCCTGCGGCTTTCAACTATCTGATCATGGGAACGCTCGGGGCGAGCTTTTACATTATCGGCATCGGCTTCCTTTATGCGGCCACCGGCACGCTCAACATGGCCGACATCGCCGACCGCCTGCCCGCGCTGACCGATAGCCGCTCGGTACAGGTCGGTTTTGCCTTCATCATCGTCGGTCTCGGCTTGAAGGCTGCCATGTGGCCGCTTCACCAGTGGCTGCCCAACGCCTATTCCTATGGCCCGAGCTTCGTGACGGTGTTCCTGTCGGCGACCGCCACCAAGGTCGCGATCTATGCGATGATCCGGTTCCTGTTCACGATCTTCCGGCCGGATTACACTTTCGAGCTTGCCAGCTTCTCCTGGATACTTGCCCCGCTCGGCATTGCGGCGATGGTGATCTGCAGCTTTCAGGCTGTGTTCCAGACGGATGTTCGGCGCACGCTGGCCTATTCCTCGGTGGCGCAGGTTGGCTACATGCTGCTCGGTGTATCGCTGGCCACTGCGCCCGGCGTCGCGGCCGGTCTCCTGCATCTCTTCAACCACGCCCTCATGAAAGGCGCGCTGTTCATGGCGATCGCCGGCATCGTCATGACCCATAAAGGCACCACGATCCGCGATTTCGCCGGTCTGGGTCGCACGGCGCCGTGGACCATGACGGCCTTTGCCATCGCGGGCCTCTCACTGATCGGCGTACCGCTGACGGCCGGGTTCATGTCAAAGCTTCAGCTCGGTTACGCGCTGTTTGCCGAAGGCTGGTGGTGGGCTGTGCTGCTGGTTGTGTTCTCCAGCTTCCTGGCCGTGTTCTATGTCGGCCGCATCCTGCAGGCAGCCTTCTTCCAGCCGCCCGATAATCCAAGCAAGATCCACAAGGAGGCGCCACTTCTCATCCTTGTGCCGCTCTGGATACTTGCGCTCGCCAACCTTTATTTCGGCATCGCCGCTGACTTCCCGCTGGGACTTGCCCAGGACGGCGCAGTGGCTGCCCTCGGACTGGAGGCGTTCCGATGA
- a CDS encoding proton-conducting transporter membrane subunit: MNPETLIASILVLPLLIAAGIAATGKFPNIREGVTILGSIALFVLVVQLVMMVSSGARPELFVGQAAPGLAIAFKVEPLGALFAIVASGLWIVNSFYSIGYMRGNRERNQTRFYICFAIAICGAMGVATAGNLFTLFIFYEVLTLSTYPLVAHKGDAAAQRGARIYLLTLLGTSIGLFLTAIMWTWVVAGQRLDFVDGGLLANVEISPAVASALLLLFVFGIGKAALMPFHFWLPNAMVAPTPVSALLHAVAVVKAGVFTVLKVSMYIFGADLLNATPSREFLMDVACITIVVASLIALTKDNLKARLAYSTIAQLAYVTLGAMLADKAGFMGGSLQIAAHAVAKITLFMCAGAIYVATGLTNISDMRGLGRKMPWVFVAFFMASLSIIGVPPFAGDWPKYELMQGAIDRGADWVPFILIASSVLNIAYLLPIAILGLMPPGPEEPVKEFKRPGGAPALTVAAPVFTAFLCLILFLLIDPIGDFLSPAINAATTTVQEAALP; the protein is encoded by the coding sequence ATGAACCCGGAAACCCTCATTGCCTCGATCCTTGTTCTGCCGCTGCTGATTGCGGCAGGCATCGCCGCGACGGGCAAGTTCCCGAATATTCGTGAGGGCGTGACGATCCTCGGCTCGATCGCGCTGTTTGTGCTGGTCGTGCAGCTTGTCATGATGGTGTCTTCGGGCGCCCGGCCTGAGCTCTTTGTCGGGCAGGCAGCGCCGGGCCTGGCGATCGCTTTCAAGGTTGAGCCCCTTGGCGCTCTGTTCGCGATCGTGGCCAGCGGCCTGTGGATCGTGAACTCGTTCTATTCCATCGGCTACATGCGCGGGAACCGCGAGCGTAACCAGACGCGCTTCTACATTTGCTTTGCCATCGCCATCTGCGGCGCCATGGGCGTGGCGACGGCAGGCAACCTGTTCACGCTGTTCATTTTCTATGAAGTGCTGACCCTGTCGACCTATCCGCTGGTGGCCCATAAGGGCGATGCGGCGGCCCAGCGCGGCGCGCGTATCTATCTGCTGACGCTGCTCGGCACATCGATTGGCCTCTTCCTGACCGCGATCATGTGGACCTGGGTCGTAGCGGGCCAGCGCCTGGATTTCGTTGACGGCGGCCTGCTCGCCAATGTCGAGATTTCACCGGCTGTTGCCAGCGCCCTGTTGCTCCTGTTTGTCTTCGGGATCGGCAAGGCGGCGCTGATGCCGTTCCATTTCTGGCTACCCAACGCGATGGTCGCGCCAACGCCCGTATCGGCGCTCCTGCACGCCGTGGCGGTTGTGAAGGCGGGTGTGTTCACCGTCCTCAAAGTGTCGATGTATATCTTTGGGGCGGACCTTCTGAACGCCACGCCCTCGCGTGAATTCCTGATGGATGTGGCCTGTATCACCATTGTCGTGGCCTCGCTGATTGCGTTGACCAAAGACAATCTGAAGGCACGCCTTGCCTATTCGACCATCGCCCAGCTGGCCTATGTCACGCTCGGCGCGATGCTGGCTGACAAGGCCGGTTTCATGGGCGGATCGTTGCAGATCGCGGCGCACGCGGTGGCCAAGATCACGCTGTTCATGTGCGCGGGCGCAATCTACGTGGCCACGGGCCTCACCAACATCTCAGACATGCGCGGTCTCGGCCGCAAGATGCCTTGGGTCTTTGTCGCCTTCTTCATGGCGTCTCTGTCCATTATCGGAGTGCCGCCATTTGCTGGTGACTGGCCGAAATATGAGCTGATGCAGGGCGCAATCGACCGCGGGGCAGACTGGGTGCCGTTCATCCTGATCGCATCGTCGGTGTTGAACATTGCCTACCTGTTGCCGATTGCGATTCTGGGGCTGATGCCGCCTGGGCCGGAAGAGCCTGTGAAGGAATTCAAGCGGCCGGGCGGGGCGCCTGCGCTGACCGTTGCGGCGCCCGTGTTCACGGCGTTCCTCTGTCTGATCCTATTCCTGCTCATTGATCCGATCGGTGACTTCCTCTCGCCCGCCATAAATGCGGCCACAACCACAGTTCAGGAGGCCGCGCTGCCATGA
- a CDS encoding MFS transporter, with protein MTDETGKDAGDMGASDSPPDAVDATVSVTSPVSGVSEAITAGASFLVTATNWRARKLRRGVKIELPAYLGVQCSWFMAFGLQLVLFPYLITGRSHLHLDGLALGLANMALSAPSVVFLLIGGVVAERADGRRLLILLHLLAAVPSMFLALAVSRGDLSYPAMIFYAVSIGTIGAFMMPARDAIVNEVVERRMRVGSGVTLQLGVTLATMAQFLAQIGGLILAGYADKATRMPTWLGGFSVGPISAETLLIAQGGALALGAGFALFMARGKQIRTGRKGIGAAFGDILDGVKAVRSDGKLSAMTMLMFGVGVFVIGSFLVVLPIINRDVYHFGSSGIRDMFVTFWMGAFASSVVLAIFRRIKRQGRLLLIAQFIASAAMIPMLWVVPHWAFLMIVFIWGNAAGISIAMSRSIVQDAAPKEKLARVLSIYQLGFMAGAPFGAALMGLLVDMFGPQKIAVVPAGGMIALILWMIFFTPVWNMKGSAWLAHNEGGKQAG; from the coding sequence GTGACAGATGAAACCGGAAAAGACGCCGGAGATATGGGCGCCTCTGACAGCCCACCAGACGCTGTGGACGCGACCGTTAGCGTGACGTCTCCCGTCAGCGGCGTCAGCGAAGCGATTACCGCAGGCGCGTCCTTTCTGGTTACAGCCACCAACTGGCGCGCCCGGAAGCTGCGCCGGGGCGTCAAGATCGAGCTGCCCGCCTATCTCGGCGTCCAATGCAGCTGGTTCATGGCGTTCGGGCTTCAGCTTGTCCTGTTCCCCTATCTGATCACCGGGCGTAGCCACCTCCATCTCGACGGTCTGGCGCTGGGCCTCGCAAACATGGCGCTGTCGGCCCCTTCAGTGGTGTTCCTGCTGATCGGCGGGGTTGTGGCAGAGCGCGCCGATGGTCGCCGCCTGCTGATCCTGCTGCACCTTCTGGCGGCGGTGCCCTCGATGTTCCTGGCCTTGGCCGTCTCGCGCGGTGATCTCAGCTATCCGGCAATGATCTTCTACGCGGTCAGCATCGGCACCATTGGCGCCTTCATGATGCCCGCGCGCGACGCCATCGTGAACGAAGTGGTGGAACGGCGCATGCGCGTCGGCTCCGGCGTGACCCTGCAGCTGGGCGTAACACTTGCCACCATGGCGCAGTTCCTGGCCCAGATCGGCGGCCTGATCCTTGCCGGATATGCTGACAAGGCGACCCGTATGCCGACCTGGCTCGGCGGCTTTTCGGTTGGCCCGATTTCGGCCGAGACGCTTTTGATTGCTCAGGGCGGAGCGCTTGCTTTGGGCGCGGGCTTTGCCCTTTTCATGGCGCGCGGGAAGCAGATCCGCACGGGCCGCAAGGGAATCGGCGCGGCTTTCGGGGACATTCTGGACGGGGTCAAGGCTGTGCGCAGCGATGGCAAGCTCTCGGCCATGACGATGCTCATGTTCGGCGTCGGCGTCTTCGTGATCGGCTCCTTCCTGGTGGTGCTGCCGATCATCAACCGCGATGTCTATCATTTCGGCTCATCCGGCATTCGAGACATGTTCGTCACCTTCTGGATGGGCGCCTTCGCCTCTTCTGTGGTGCTGGCGATCTTCCGGCGGATCAAGCGCCAGGGGCGCCTTCTGCTGATTGCCCAGTTCATTGCCTCAGCCGCCATGATCCCGATGCTTTGGGTGGTGCCGCACTGGGCGTTCCTGATGATCGTGTTTATCTGGGGCAATGCCGCCGGCATCTCGATCGCGATGAGCCGATCAATCGTGCAGGATGCCGCGCCCAAGGAAAAGCTCGCCCGCGTGCTCTCTATCTACCAGCTGGGCTTCATGGCCGGCGCGCCGTTTGGGGCCGCCCTGATGGGCCTCCTGGTCGACATGTTCGGCCCGCAGAAGATTGCCGTGGTGCCGGCGGGGGGCATGATCGCGCTGATCCTCTGGATGATCTTCTTCACACCGGTCTGGAATATGAAGGGCTCAGCCTGGCTGGCACACAACGAAGGCGGCAAGCAGGCAGGATGA
- a CDS encoding DUF4040 domain-containing protein: MRELFTTDAGPALINIALLAILFIVAIAIARLRSLFAIVMLSGVYSVVSAAWYIAVDAVDVGYTEAAVGAGMSTAVLLGAMLLTARTAKPDKPFKRLGPLLICGAVAVMLIYASVDLPGLGDPNSPANTGAGMTYVHVNWYDTGVPNVVTSVLASYRGFDTMGETVVVFVAGLAVAMLLGFGERSLAETLRNTKKRSGKGKEGDA, translated from the coding sequence ATGAGAGAGCTGTTCACCACTGATGCGGGACCGGCCCTGATCAACATCGCGCTTCTGGCGATCCTGTTCATTGTCGCCATTGCCATTGCGCGGCTGCGCAGCCTTTTTGCGATCGTGATGCTGTCGGGTGTCTACTCGGTTGTTTCCGCGGCATGGTACATTGCCGTTGATGCAGTCGATGTGGGGTATACCGAGGCTGCGGTCGGCGCGGGCATGTCGACAGCGGTTCTGCTCGGCGCAATGCTTCTGACCGCGCGGACGGCAAAGCCCGACAAGCCTTTCAAGCGCCTTGGCCCCTTGCTGATCTGCGGCGCGGTCGCCGTCATGCTGATCTACGCTTCGGTCGATCTGCCGGGGCTCGGTGATCCCAATTCGCCTGCCAATACCGGCGCCGGCATGACCTATGTACATGTCAACTGGTACGATACCGGGGTTCCAAACGTCGTGACATCGGTGCTGGCGAGCTATCGCGGGTTCGACACGATGGGAGAAACGGTTGTGGTCTTCGTCGCGGGCCTGGCTGTCGCCATGCTGCTTGGATTTGGAGAACGCTCCCTGGCCGAAACGCTGCGCAACACGAAGAAGCGCAGCGGAAAAGGCAAGGAGGGCGACGCATAA
- the mnhG gene encoding monovalent cation/H(+) antiporter subunit G — MGDFLANLGNFWDIVRHPLGAAACLAGALLCVVSAIGVLRFPDFYTRLHAASITDTSGAALVLIGMALMAPHWLVLVKLLCIFIFLFLTSPTGSHALANAAHVAGLQPRIGRIGADTPEDEA, encoded by the coding sequence ATGGGTGATTTTCTCGCAAACCTCGGAAATTTCTGGGATATTGTTCGCCATCCGCTAGGCGCCGCAGCGTGTCTTGCCGGCGCGCTGCTGTGCGTAGTCAGCGCGATTGGCGTGCTGCGCTTTCCCGATTTTTACACCCGCCTTCACGCGGCCAGCATCACGGACACGTCCGGCGCAGCGCTGGTCCTCATCGGCATGGCTCTGATGGCGCCTCACTGGCTCGTGCTGGTGAAGCTGCTGTGCATTTTCATATTCCTGTTCCTGACCAGCCCCACAGGCAGTCATGCGCTGGCCAATGCCGCCCATGTGGCCGGGCTTCAGCCCCGGATCGGGCGCATTGGCGCGGATACCCCGGAGGATGAGGCATGA
- a CDS encoding DUF2336 domain-containing protein, translated as MADAIDSMKSAPSGAAQDALLRRILDVVSMPASRIPPQDRQMAGDILLDMLFHAGERERLMCANRLAGSREAPRRLLRYLAQSNFQVARPLLEESDAFDDCDLAEIIRQTTPEHRLTIARRRNLSAAVTAVLADVSEPHVVREILANRTAVFAETTMDKLIAASRDEPSYCLLLVDRIEIKPSHAMAMFWWADAVTRRKILTRHAAERQEMITLCSDVFELAAAEGWQDPVARKALQLIERRQRNRAAIERSPYDSLESAVQAAAASGMDAKVAQEIGYLSGIKPVTAAKILSDPGGEALAVLCKATGLKREYLGMLWTALNRPLDLEPGVAHPQFLIVSETFEVLSVLKAQTTLRYWNWALSSAYSPAALRHAQSLGEPANEEAEFSTAQRTARLVFGR; from the coding sequence ATGGCTGACGCAATAGACTCCATGAAGAGCGCGCCATCGGGCGCGGCTCAGGATGCGCTGCTTCGGCGTATTCTGGATGTTGTGTCCATGCCCGCATCGCGAATACCGCCGCAAGACCGCCAGATGGCGGGCGATATTCTGCTCGACATGCTGTTTCATGCCGGCGAGCGCGAGCGGCTTATGTGCGCAAACCGGTTGGCAGGCAGCCGCGAAGCGCCCCGTCGGCTTCTGCGCTATCTGGCTCAGTCGAACTTTCAGGTTGCCCGGCCTCTGCTGGAGGAGAGCGATGCGTTTGATGACTGCGATCTTGCAGAGATCATTCGCCAGACCACCCCTGAGCACCGTCTGACAATCGCGCGGCGCCGGAATCTGTCGGCGGCTGTAACGGCCGTGCTGGCAGATGTCTCCGAGCCGCATGTCGTGCGTGAAATTCTGGCCAATCGCACGGCCGTGTTTGCCGAAACCACCATGGATAAGCTGATTGCCGCTTCCAGGGACGAGCCGAGCTATTGTCTGCTGCTGGTGGACCGGATCGAGATCAAACCCTCCCATGCCATGGCGATGTTCTGGTGGGCGGATGCGGTCACCCGCCGCAAGATATTGACCCGCCATGCGGCAGAGCGTCAGGAGATGATAACCCTGTGCTCGGACGTGTTCGAACTCGCAGCGGCCGAAGGCTGGCAGGACCCGGTTGCCCGCAAGGCGTTGCAGCTGATTGAGCGGCGCCAGCGCAATCGCGCCGCCATTGAGCGCAGTCCCTATGACAGTCTCGAAAGCGCCGTTCAGGCGGCGGCTGCGTCCGGAATGGACGCGAAGGTTGCGCAGGAGATCGGATACCTGTCCGGCATCAAGCCGGTAACCGCCGCCAAGATCCTCTCTGATCCGGGCGGTGAGGCATTGGCAGTTCTGTGTAAGGCTACAGGTCTCAAGCGCGAATATCTGGGAATGCTCTGGACAGCGCTAAACCGGCCACTGGATCTGGAGCCTGGAGTCGCGCATCCGCAGTTTCTGATTGTCTCAGAGACGTTCGAAGTTCTCTCCGTACTCAAGGCGCAGACCACCTTGCGCTATTGGAACTGGGCTTTGTCCTCCGCTTACTCGCCTGCGGCGCTACGTCACGCGCAGTCATTGGGCGAACCAGCCAATGAAGAGGCTGAATTCTCGACAGCTCAGCGCACCGCTCGCCTCGTCTTCGGGCGCTAG